In a genomic window of Orcinus orca chromosome 12, mOrcOrc1.1, whole genome shotgun sequence:
- the GTF3C6 gene encoding general transcription factor 3C polypeptide 6, which yields MSESALVPAGPGARGFPRSRDLPGRPARAPAPALGTGTTGSTWAWEPPSRVLAGATGAVGTAAGRKLLPVLKMAAPAGGAHGSETARRSGGMAAVAEEPSRGYWDDEEEEEEEEEAEQLVLVELSGIIDSDFLSKCENKCKILGIDTEKPILQVDSYVFAGEYEDTLGTCVIFEENVEHVDAEGNNKTVLKYKCHTMKKLSMTRTLLTEKKEGEENIGGVEWLQIKENDFSCRPNMICSFLHENEEDEVVAPDPDKSLELEEQEIQMKDNSNLSYEQEKPPNLDIEDSGPLIDIPSSETEGSVFMETQETALEITPR from the exons ATGTCTGAGAG TGCTCTCGTCCCAGCTGGGCCGGGAGCCCGAGGGTTCCCTAGGTCGCGGGACCTGCCCGGCCGACCCGCCAGGGCCCCGGCTCCGGCTCTCGGGACAGGGACAACAGGCTCCACGTGGGCCTGGGAGCCGCCATCTCGCGTGCTGGCAGGAGCAACTGGCGCTGTCGGAACCGCGGCGGGGCGGAAGCTGCTGCCCGTACTCAAGATGGCGGCCCCGGCGGGCGGGGCCCACGGCTCGGAGACCGCGCGGAGGAGCGGCGGCATGGCGGCGGTGGCCGAGGAGCCGAGTCGGGGATACTGGGacgacgaggaggaggaggaggaggaggaggaggca GAGCAGTTGGTTCTGGTGGAATTATCAGGAATTATTGATTCAGACTTTCTctcaaaatgtgaaaataaatgcaAGATTTTG GGAATTGATACTGAGAAGCCCATTCTGCAAGTGGACAGCTATGTCTTTGCTGGAGAGTATGAAG ACACTCTTGGGACCTGTGTTATCTTTGAAGAAAATGTTGAACATG TGGATGCAGAAGGCAATAATAAAACAGTGCTAAAATATAAATGCCACACGATGAAGAAGCTCAGCATGACAAGAACTCTTCtgacagaaaagaaggaaggagaagaaaacatag GTGGTGTGGAATGGCTGCAAATCAAGGAAAATGATTTCTCCTGTAGACCCAACAtgatttgtagttttctgcatgaAAATGAAGAGGATGAAGTTGTAGCTCCAGACCCAGATAAATCTTTGGAGTTGGAAGAGCAAGAGATTCAAATGAAAGATAATTCAAACCTGAGTTATGAACAGGAGAAACCACCAAACTTGGATATAGAGGATTCTGGTCCTCTTATTGATATCCCTTCTTCTGAGACAGAAGGCTCTGTTTTTATGGAAACTCAAGAAACTGCCTTAGAAATCACTCCTAGATGA